From the genome of Candidatus Eremiobacteraceae bacterium:
TCATCGAGCACGGCGGGTGCGGCGACGTGGTCGAGGTGCTGCTCGATCTTCAATCTGCGCCAGCCGCCTCGTATCGGCGACGTGTGTACGATCATGACGTGGACTCCCTTCGACTATCGTAACGCCGTATTCCTAACCGGCGATTCCCACGCAAGCGATTCTTATCGCACTCTCATTCAGATGAGCGAAAGCGGGTTCGCTCCTCCGGGCGCGCGAATGTCATATTTTATGGAGATTATATGCAAGATCGGCGACCGGCTCTATCACCGCGTCGGCAGCGATTGTCACCGCAAACTCGAACAAGACGGGACGGGCCCGTTGCTTAACCTGACCGCCGCTCAAGCACACGAGGTCGGCATGGAACCGTGCGGCGTCTGTCTTGCGGACCTAGACGTCAATCACTAAACGGCGCAAGCGCGGCGCGGAGCGCATCGGGCAGCGGCATCGCGCGGAACGTCGCGCGGCTGACGCATGCGAGCACAATCTCACAGTCCGCAACGCGCACGCCGTCCTGCTTCTCCACCTCGAAACCCAAGGTCATCGAACGCGCGCCTAGGCGCTTGAACCACGCGGAAATTCGAAGCACGTCGTCGAGCCGCGCCGGCGCGCGAAATTCGCACGAGTAACGCACCCTCGGCAGCCAGCAATCGAAACTGTTGTACAGATCGCCGAGCGACATCCCGGCGGCGCGGAACAATTCGCTTTCCGCGATCTCGAAGAACCTGACATACGCGCCGTAGAAGATCACTCCGGCGGCGTCGATGTCGCTCCAGCGCACGCGATCCTCGATCGCAAAGCGCTTCATCTCGCTTTGAGCCGGCCTTCCTCCAGGTCGATGAGATCAGTCCAGGTCTGCACATCGCGCCTTCCCGGTGCGATCTCGTCGCGTTGCCGTTCGAAGCGCGCGCGCGAATCTTCGTTTTTCGGCGCCCAGCCGTCGATGTCCGCGTTGAGCGCATCGAGCACGGCGCCGGTAGGCATGTGGCCTGTGCGCGAAAGCCATGAGACGACTCGCGCGTCGTCGTCCTCTGTCTCGGCGACGACGGCGAAGAACTCCTCGCCGTCCGTGCGGAGCGCTTCGAAGAGGCGGCGATCCATCGAGCAGTCGAATATATACGGCCCGAGCGAGCCGGCCTGTTTTGCGCGCGCCTTGTCGATCGTGCGCGCGAGCATGTTCAATCCCGCGAGCCTCTCGCGCGGGCCGCGCGGGAACTCCTTGGTAAGATCCATGTCTGTGACTTATATGCTCGCCGCTCGCGCTCCCGCGAGTCTCTCATTTCGTTGACGGCCGTCTCAAGGAACAGGCCCGCGCCGGGCAAAAGGCACCGCGCGTGATCGCTGAGACGTCGCTCAAGCTCTGTTGTCCGAAGTGCCGCGCACCCGGCCTTTCCAAGACCGAGTATCGCTATCCGGTGCTCGGCTACAGCGAGCACGAACTTCAATGCATCGTGTGCGGACTGAACCTCTGGCCGCACCCAACAGAGTCGCCGAATCAGACCTATTACCGGTGGCTCATGGACCGGGCGATCGACTGGTAGCGCCTTTGCGCTATGATCCTGTGCTCTGATGATGGTCCAGTCCGCGTCTCCAGAATAGGTACGCGGCACCGAACCATACTGCTCCTACCACCGGCGTCAACCAGCCGAGCAGCGGATTGAGCGCGTACGTGGCCTCGGCGGTCTTGTGCAAGAGCGCCGTCGCCGGGAAATAGTTCATGAATGCGAACGGGAAGACATAGCCCAAAACGATGCGTACGCTGCGCGTATAAATCGAGAGCGGATAGCGCGTGAAATCGTTTTCGAGCGACATCACGACCCAACGCAGCGCGTCGAGCCGAATGAACCAGAACGCGAGCGTCGCCACCACCAGCTGAACGGCGAAGTCGATGAACGCGCCGCCGATCATCGCGGCGAACAGCAACCCGACGGTCGCGATCGACCATTGCAGGTGCACGACGGCTTGGGCTATCGCGAAGAAGACGAGCGCGAGCGCTAGCTCGTCTGGCCAGATCTGCCCCGGCGCGGACAGCACTTGGAAAAGCGGGTTGAGCGGTCGCACGAGGTAGCGATCGAACGTGCCCTCGCGTATCAGCTCCGGCACGTTGCCGACCGTGAAGAACAGCGTGTTGTTCAGCGTATGCCCGAGCATGAACAGTGTGTAGAGGAAGAACACTTCCTGATACGTCCAGCCCATCATGGAGGGAAAGCGCGTCATCGTCACCCAGATCGCGCCGATCGCGACGCCGTGGTAGACGAAGCTGAACAAGAGCCAGATGAAGAAGTTCCCCTTGTATTCGATGAGCGTCAGGAAGTTGAGGCGCCAGAACTCTCGATACGCGCGCCAGTAGTCGCCGGCGGTTGCTGCGCGGCTAGCCACCCTGCACCACCACGCGACGCTCGCCGATGCGCCAGAGCAGCGTCGCGAACGCGCCGAAGACGGCGACCCAGATAACCTGCATCGCGAGATGCTGCATGATCGCCGGCCCGGAGATGAGCCCGATGTACATCGAGATCGGATCGTTGTAGAGTCCGGCGAACGGCAACGCGAGCACGATGCGCTGCAGCGGGCCTTGCGGGAAGAGCGTCAGGGGAACGAGCGCGCCTGAAAGCAGCGAGACGATGAACTGCACCATGATCTGGACGCCGAAGATCTCCATGGTCCAAAACGTGATCGTGGCCATGATGAGATCGATGAAATAATTGAGCAAGAATCCGAGGCAGATGCTGACGAGAAAGGCGCCGGCCGCCACAAGGTTCACGGGCGGCTGAATGCGGACGATCAGCAATGATAACAGCAATGCGGGAATGATCTGGACGACCGAAAACAGCGTCTGACCGATGGTGTCGGCGAAGACATAGAGCGGCACGCTGATCGGACGCATCAGATCGATCGCTATCGACCCCTCGCGGATCTTCTCGCGGATGACGTATGCGCCGTCCACGTTGTAGATGAGACCGATGACGAGCGCGAGCGTGACGTAGGTGATCATGCCGGGCAGCGTGATGCCGGCCTGCTGCCCGTTCGTGCGGTAGAGCGCAGTCCAGAGCGTCGCCATGAGAAAGACGCGCAGCAAGATGGAACCGATGCGCGTGAACACCTGGACGCGGTAGACGCTCTCGCGGTTGAACGCGCGTCGCGCAAATTCGACGTAGGCGCCCGCCGCCATCAGTGCGCGCGAGCGCCGAAGCGGACTTTGATCAGCGGGCTCACGTAGCGGCGGACGTCGGCGATCGGCCCGACGCCATACCAGGGCGAACCGCCCATGATATAGATGACGTCGCCGAGCGCCGCGACCGCCATGCCTTGCCGCGGAAACGGCATCCACGGTCCGGTCATCCAACCGCTGCCGTAGCCCGCGGAGATCTCCATAGTCTGCGTTGGCGCCGGTTCCTCGTCGGGAGTTGGCGGCGGGGTGATGCCGCCGATCGCGACGAGCCGGTTCTCGACGATCGTAAGTCCGAAGTTCGCGCGGGCAGTGCGCATATTCGTGGCGCTCGACCATCGATTGCGCTGCGGTTCGTAGTAGTCGGTTGACGAGAGAAATGCGCCTTCGCGCGTCATGCCGCCGAGGACCGCGATCTTCCCTTGGGTCACAGTCGACGCGACGCCGATGCGCGCATTGCCAAGCGCGTTCTGGATGAGGCTCCAACTGTTGTGCGCGATGTCGAAGACCTCGATCGAGGTGTCATCGTTGCCGTGCGATGCGGCGCCGCCGATGAGGTAGAGCTTGCCGTCCATCGCCTGCAGAGTCGCGCCGTGGCGCGGAACGGGCATCGAGCGCAGCTCCGCCCAGCGGTCGTCGACCGGATCGTAGCGCCACGCCTTGTTCGTGACTTTGTTTTCGATGCGGCCGCCGGCGAGATAGATATAGCCGAGGTAACTGGCGGCGGCGGCGTTGTCCACGCTTTCCGGTACTGGCGCCGCTGTCTGCCACGTACCGACATTCGTGGGAATCGGACCGCCTTGAAATTCCGGAATCGGCGTGCTCGTGACCAGAGGCGGCTGAAGAACGAAAGTTGTATCGTGCTGCCGCAAATCGGAACCGAAGCCGCCGATGAGATAGATCCGGCCGTTCAGCACGGCAACGGCCGCGTTCTGGCGCGGCGACGGCAACGTGGGTCCCTCGACCCAGCGGCCGTTGTTGAGATCCGGTCTGAGCACATAGTCGTCGGGCGTCGCCGTGGCCGCGGTCGTCGAAGCCGGCGCTGGTGACGATGCAGGAGCGGCGGTTTGCTCCGGCGCGGCAGACGGCATGGGCGTGGCTGCCGACGACGGCGCTGGGGTTGGATCAGTCGCATAATGCGACGAGCGGGCAAGCGATGTTTGCCCTATGACGAGCGCGCCGAACGCCGCGGCGGCAACCATCGCAAAAATCCGTTGCGTCATGTCACCGCCAGCGTCGGGCTCAAACCCGCCTTCATTACGTCTGCACCACCCTGATAGATCTGCCGGATGATCGTCTCGAGCTCCGGCTCGGCGATCGTGATATCCTTAAGTTCGCATTGCGCTGCGAGGGCGGTGATCAGCTGTTCGGCGCGGACGACATCGCGGTCGAACTCGATCGTCATGCGCGGGCCGTCGCGCGAGACCACTTTCGACCCCGGCATGTCCACGCGGATGTTCGCGCAATCGCTGGTGAGTTCGACGGTGAGCACGCGCTTCCGGCCGAAACGATCGCGAATGCCGTCGATGCTTCCATCGTAGAGCTTCTGACCGTGATCGATCAGCACGATGCGCTCGCACAGTTTTTCAATGTCGTTCAGATCGTGGGTCGTCAAAAGGATCGTCGTGCCGCGATCGCGATTGACGCGCTGGATGAAGCGGCGTATCGCCTCCTTGGCCACGACGTCGAGTCCGATCGTCGGCTCGTCGAGGAAAACGACTTTTGGTTCGTGCAGCATCGCGGCGGCGAAGTCGCCCCGCATGCGCTGCCCAAGGCTCAGCTGACGGACGGGCGTGCGGATGAACTCGTCCAGGCCGAGTATCTCCGTGAACTCGGCCAGATTTCGATCGTAGACGGATTCCGGCACACCGTATATCGCGCGCAGCAGCCGGAACGATTCGATGAGCGGCAGGTCCCAATACAGTTGCGTGCGTTGACCGAAGACGACGCCGATCTGCCGGCCATTCCCTTGGCGGTCTTTCCAAGGCACGATGCCGTTCACCGTGCATGTGCCGCTCGAGGGCACGAGAATGCCGGTCAGCATCTTGATGGTGGTGGACTTGCCGGCACCGTTCGGACCGATGTAGCCGATGATCTCACCCTCGGCGACGTCGAACGATACGTCGGAGACCGCGACCTTGGTCTCATAATCGCGCGAGAAGAGATTGGCAAGCGCGGCCCACGCGCCGTCTTTGCGGCGCAAGGTCTTGAATTGTTTGGTCAGGTGCTCCGCGCGGATGATCATCGTGGGCCGCTCGTTCGACGCACCCGGCGCCCGCGCATTTTCACTCATCTGGTTTAAGCTAGGGCCGCAACCACCCGCAAGCGCTGCGATCGTCGCCTGTCTGATAGATGCCGCGGCCGCCTGCTACGAGATGAAACGAATCGATAAGGGATACCGGAACGGCTTTCCGCCGGCCGCCGTCACGGCGCCGACGATGACGCAGACCGTCCAACTCAGCCACAAGAGCATCCCCAGCGCGATAACCCAGTAGAGAGAGACCGGGAGAACCGCGATGTTAGCCGAGTGAACTCCGGCTTCTATGACGACGCCAAGGCCGACCGCGAAGTAGAGAACGCCGTAGCAGAACGTGCTCAGTTGAAAATTGACGGCTTCTTTGCCGTGCTCGTTGACGAAAGCCGATTCGTCGCGTTTGACGAGCCAGATGACGAGCGGTCCGACGAGGCTGCCGAATGGGATCAGATGCCCGGTCAGCGCGGCGAGATGCGCGACGACGGCCCACGTCCGGTCTTGAGAAGCTATGCCTGAGTCCACGATCTCGATGTAACCGCCTATCGCATCGAGCGTTCTCGACACGACGCAAAACCCCTTATGGATCTGCCGGCATCGAGAGCTTGACCGTATCGCGCGAGAACAGCAGGTCGAGGGTCCAGTCGATCGCCACGCGGATCTTGCGTTCGAGCGTGGGTATGCGTGAAAGATAGTACGTTCGCCAGAGCCACCACGCCGGAAAGCCCGAGATCTTGAATCCGCCGACCATCGCGACCGCTTTGTGTTCGCCGAGATTTGCCATCTGGCCGATCATCGTGAAGGCGAACGGCTTGCGTTGTTCGCCGTCCGCCAGGGCGATCATATTGTCTGCGACCTGCTGCCCCTCGCGCAAAGCATGCTGCGCCGTCGGCGGATACGGTTTTGCGCCGGGCGCCGACGCGACTTCGGCGCAATCGCCGATCGCCCACACCCCGGGATAACCGGACACGGCAAGATTCTCGTCCACGGGGATCCGCCCACGCGAATTGGTGCATGGCAACGCCGCTATCACCGGATTCGGCCCGACTCCGCCGGCCCAGACGAACATGCGCGTAGCAATGCGCGTGCCGTCGGCGAGATCGATTCCCTCCGCATCGGCACTCCGTACGCGCGCGTCCATCCGCACTTCCATGCCGCGCTTGACGAGCGTGGCTTGCGTAAACGCTGCGAGCTGCTCGCTCAACTCGGGCAGCACGCGCGACTGCGCGTCGAGGAGGACGGTGCGGATATCCGCTGCGGTGAAATTTCGGTAGAGCTTCGCCGCGCGCCGGACGAAGATATCAAGTTCCGCCGCGGTCTCGACGCCCGCAAAGCCAGCGCCGGCGACGACGAAGGTCAGCAGCTGCCCGCGCAGCCCGGCGTTTTCTTCGAGCTCCGCTTGCTCGAGCATGTCGAGAGCGTGGTTGCGGATGCGAATGGCGTCGGTCAGTGTCTTGACCGGCAGCGCATGTTCGGCCACGCCGGGCAGAGCGAAATAATTGGTGACGCCGCCGACCGCGATCAGCAATTGGT
Proteins encoded in this window:
- a CDS encoding thioesterase family protein, producing the protein MKRFAIEDRVRWSDIDAAGVIFYGAYVRFFEIAESELFRAAGMSLGDLYNSFDCWLPRVRYSCEFRAPARLDDVLRISAWFKRLGARSMTLGFEVEKQDGVRVADCEIVLACVSRATFRAMPLPDALRAALAPFSD
- a CDS encoding DUF4870 domain-containing protein; protein product: MSRTLDAIGGYIEIVDSGIASQDRTWAVVAHLAALTGHLIPFGSLVGPLVIWLVKRDESAFVNEHGKEAVNFQLSTFCYGVLYFAVGLGVVIEAGVHSANIAVLPVSLYWVIALGMLLWLSWTVCVIVGAVTAAGGKPFRYPLSIRFIS
- a CDS encoding NAD(P)/FAD-dependent oxidoreductase yields the protein MQRILILGGGFGGVYAAMRLQSRLNHRSDLDVTLVSRDNYFLFTPMLPQVATSSVDTRHIVQTIRRICPRIKLLQAEIETIDLATRTVTISHAEGHRHQLGYDQLLIAVGGVTNYFALPGVAEHALPVKTLTDAIRIRNHALDMLEQAELEENAGLRGQLLTFVVAGAGFAGVETAAELDIFVRRAAKLYRNFTAADIRTVLLDAQSRVLPELSEQLAAFTQATLVKRGMEVRMDARVRSADAEGIDLADGTRIATRMFVWAGGVGPNPVIAALPCTNSRGRIPVDENLAVSGYPGVWAIGDCAEVASAPGAKPYPPTAQHALREGQQVADNMIALADGEQRKPFAFTMIGQMANLGEHKAVAMVGGFKISGFPAWWLWRTYYLSRIPTLERKIRVAIDWTLDLLFSRDTVKLSMPADP
- a CDS encoding DUF5069 domain-containing protein; amino-acid sequence: MDLTKEFPRGPRERLAGLNMLARTIDKARAKQAGSLGPYIFDCSMDRRLFEALRTDGEEFFAVVAETEDDDARVVSWLSRTGHMPTGAVLDALNADIDGWAPKNEDSRARFERQRDEIAPGRRDVQTWTDLIDLEEGRLKAR
- a CDS encoding ABC-2 family transporter protein, producing MASRAATAGDYWRAYREFWRLNFLTLIEYKGNFFIWLLFSFVYHGVAIGAIWVTMTRFPSMMGWTYQEVFFLYTLFMLGHTLNNTLFFTVGNVPELIREGTFDRYLVRPLNPLFQVLSAPGQIWPDELALALVFFAIAQAVVHLQWSIATVGLLFAAMIGGAFIDFAVQLVVATLAFWFIRLDALRWVVMSLENDFTRYPLSIYTRSVRIVLGYVFPFAFMNYFPATALLHKTAEATYALNPLLGWLTPVVGAVWFGAAYLFWRRGLDHHQSTGS
- a CDS encoding ATP-binding cassette domain-containing protein, whose translation is MIIRAEHLTKQFKTLRRKDGAWAALANLFSRDYETKVAVSDVSFDVAEGEIIGYIGPNGAGKSTTIKMLTGILVPSSGTCTVNGIVPWKDRQGNGRQIGVVFGQRTQLYWDLPLIESFRLLRAIYGVPESVYDRNLAEFTEILGLDEFIRTPVRQLSLGQRMRGDFAAAMLHEPKVVFLDEPTIGLDVVAKEAIRRFIQRVNRDRGTTILLTTHDLNDIEKLCERIVLIDHGQKLYDGSIDGIRDRFGRKRVLTVELTSDCANIRVDMPGSKVVSRDGPRMTIEFDRDVVRAEQLITALAAQCELKDITIAEPELETIIRQIYQGGADVMKAGLSPTLAVT
- a CDS encoding kelch repeat-containing protein, translating into MTQRIFAMVAAAAFGALVIGQTSLARSSHYATDPTPAPSSAATPMPSAAPEQTAAPASSPAPASTTAATATPDDYVLRPDLNNGRWVEGPTLPSPRQNAAVAVLNGRIYLIGGFGSDLRQHDTTFVLQPPLVTSTPIPEFQGGPIPTNVGTWQTAAPVPESVDNAAAASYLGYIYLAGGRIENKVTNKAWRYDPVDDRWAELRSMPVPRHGATLQAMDGKLYLIGGAASHGNDDTSIEVFDIAHNSWSLIQNALGNARIGVASTVTQGKIAVLGGMTREGAFLSSTDYYEPQRNRWSSATNMRTARANFGLTIVENRLVAIGGITPPPTPDEEPAPTQTMEISAGYGSGWMTGPWMPFPRQGMAVAALGDVIYIMGGSPWYGVGPIADVRRYVSPLIKVRFGARAH
- a CDS encoding ABC-2 family transporter protein; this translates as MAAGAYVEFARRAFNRESVYRVQVFTRIGSILLRVFLMATLWTALYRTNGQQAGITLPGMITYVTLALVIGLIYNVDGAYVIREKIREGSIAIDLMRPISVPLYVFADTIGQTLFSVVQIIPALLLSLLIVRIQPPVNLVAAGAFLVSICLGFLLNYFIDLIMATITFWTMEIFGVQIMVQFIVSLLSGALVPLTLFPQGPLQRIVLALPFAGLYNDPISMYIGLISGPAIMQHLAMQVIWVAVFGAFATLLWRIGERRVVVQGG